The Corylus avellana chromosome ca8, CavTom2PMs-1.0 genome has a segment encoding these proteins:
- the LOC132189382 gene encoding transcription factor bHLH143 — translation MGGDCGTWFPQLDFHWQSSNLNSLGAPLDMGQQNPISAYINPGTNMASTNGTVPVYASSKLLPHSRVGQANEPHGWFYCLPRFRQSFTPYSNYTIGDGRLPADPYRSCGEPITPNAGSDCGQKRFVVVDQSRDQTTLIFSSGIGSPVQCLTSLRPKPNAACNMNGEDLGIKRDSNYLAGPILTDEFNENPRTDLQSEMHEDTEELNALLYSDDESDYTEEDGEVTSTAHSPCTMASHDKKDWYEGSAEEVASSAGPTKKRKLCDGGYDHLPSLMDTASSMKPDGTFDEYEADAESSCANGNNAGSGETGCLSGSKKMKKEKIRETVNILQSMIPGVRGKDAIVVLDETIHYLKSLKHRAKALGLDAL, via the coding sequence ATGGGAGGAGACTGTGGAACCTGGTTTCCTCAGCTGGATTTTCATTGGCAATCATCCAATTTGAATTCATTGGGTGCTCCCCTTGACATGGGGCAGCAAAATCCCATCTCTGCATATATAAACCCTGGCACTAATATGGCTTCTACAAATGGGACTGTGCCAGTATATGCATCTTCTAAACTACTACCGCATTCTCGGGTAGGCCAAGCAAATGAACCCCATGGTTGGTTTTATTGTTTGCCTCGATTCCGGCAATCCTTCACTCCGTACTCAAACTACACCATTGGCGATGGCAGACTTCCTGCTGACCCTTATCGGAGCTGCGGGGAGCCCATAACACCCAATGCAGGGTCTGATTGCGGCCAGAAGaggtttgttgttgttgatcaATCGAGGGACCAAACCACTTTGATCTTTAGTTCTGGGATTGGGTCTCCTGTCCAGTGCCTTACTTCTTTGAGGCCAAAACCTAATGCCGCTTGTAATATGAATGGGGAAGATCTTGGGATTAAAAGAGATTCGAATTATCTCGCGGGACCAATATTGACCGACGAATTTAATGAAAATCCCAGAACTGATTTGCAAAGCGAGATGCATGAAGACACAGAAGAACTCAACGCCTTGCTTTACTCAGACGATGAGAGTGATTATACTGAAGAAGATGGTGAAGTTACTAGCACAGCTCATTCACCCTGTACAATGGCATCTCATGATAAGAAAGATTGGTACGAGGGAAGTGCTGAAGAAGTTGCTAGTTCTGCTGGACCAACTAAAAAGCGGAAACTATGTGATGGAGGTTATGATCATTTGCCATCACTGATGGACACTGCAAGTTCTATGAAACCCGATGGAACCTTCGACGAATATGAAGCTGATGCGGAATCTAGTTGTGCCAATGGCAACAATGCAGGGTCAGGAGAAACAGGTTGCTTATCAGGCagcaagaagatgaagaaggagAAAATACGCGAGACTGTGAACATTCTGCAAAGCATGATTCCTGGTGTTCGGGGCAAGGATGCAATTGTTGTTCTTGATGAAA